A single genomic interval of Cyanobacteriota bacterium harbors:
- a CDS encoding DUF1818 family protein, which translates to MNDRLLQTGAGWRIGWDPSAPVFTGLIGGDHWAIELTDAELHDFCRLC; encoded by the coding sequence ATGAACGATCGTCTGTTGCAAACAGGTGCGGGTTGGCGAATTGGTTGGGATCCATCTGCTCCAGTCTTCACAGGGTTGATCGGTGGAGATCACTGGGCGATTGAACTTACGGATGCTGAGCTGCATGATTTTTGCCGTCTGTGTA